From the genome of Nocardia mangyaensis:
TGGCGGTCGCCGTCGTCATCGGCACGGCGTTCGTCGCGATCGTCACCGCGTTCACCGACGGCATCATCAATCCACTGCTCGCGGTTTTCGGCGGTACCAATGACATGGGCCTCGGCTTCCAGCTGATCGCCGACAAACCCGCCACCTTCATCGAAGTCGGTCCCATCATCACCGCGGCGATCAACTTCGTACTCATCGCGGCGATCCTGTACTTCGTGCTGGTGCTGCCCGCGACCGCGGCGAAGAAGCGATTCTCCTCCAAGGAGGACTTCACCGACAACCAGCTGCTGCAGCAGATTCGCGACCTGATGCTCGAGCAGCAGCGCAGCGGCGGTGGCAGGCACGAGAACTGAGCGGGACTCACCAATAGCATTGCCGGACAACACGATTGGGCCACGCCGCAGCGGAGCCCAATCGTGTTCGCGTCTCAGCCCAGGCTGAACGGCTGACCCCACAGGGTCACCCAGCTGATCACGTTGTCGGTCTCCACCTCGACGCTCACGAACGAGCGCGCTTGGGCGTAGCCGCCGCAGCCGGACAGGCCGATGGTCTCGTCGGCCCAGGTCACCGAACCTGAACCGCCCTGGAATGCGTTGCGGGTCCGATGGGATTCATTGCCGTAGTCGTCGGCCATCTCGAGGTCGAGGACGTAGAAGGACTTGGTCTGGCCGGGGCCGAGCGTGAGCGATCCACCGCCGAGGCCCACCGCGGCGCCGGCGGAGTCGCCCGCGCCCTCGGTCGACGCGCCACCACCCGCGATGTTGACCTGGCAGCCGACGGTGTAGCCGGGGAATATCTTTCCGGCGCCACCACCCGACACCGTCACCTGCGCGCTGCCCGACACCCACGCATTACGGTGCGCGGGCGTAGATCCCATCGACGGATTGATGTTCGCGGACTCCCCGACCATGCTGATGTCGACGACAGTGCCGTCGGACAGGGTCTTGCTGATGTGCCCGCCGGGCAGCGGAATGAAGGTGTCGGCATTGGCCGCACCCGTGGAGAACAAGCCCAGTGCCACGGTCGCCGCGGCGGTGAGACCGGCCGCGCGCGCCATGTTTTTCACAGTGATCATCACAGTTGACCCCTCGAGGGTGA
Proteins encoded in this window:
- the mscL gene encoding large conductance mechanosensitive channel protein MscL gives rise to the protein MLKGFKDFLLRGNVVDLAVAVVIGTAFVAIVTAFTDGIINPLLAVFGGTNDMGLGFQLIADKPATFIEVGPIITAAINFVLIAAILYFVLVLPATAAKKRFSSKEDFTDNQLLQQIRDLMLEQQRSGGGRHEN
- a CDS encoding MspA family porin — protein: MITVKNMARAAGLTAAATVALGLFSTGAANADTFIPLPGGHISKTLSDGTVVDISMVGESANINPSMGSTPAHRNAWVSGSAQVTVSGGGAGKIFPGYTVGCQVNIAGGGASTEGAGDSAGAAVGLGGGSLTLGPGQTKSFYVLDLEMADDYGNESHRTRNAFQGGSGSVTWADETIGLSGCGGYAQARSFVSVEVETDNVISWVTLWGQPFSLG